The genome window CCGATCCTGGAGAAAAGGTGACGGTGACATTTGCGGGACAGAGCAAAACGGCGGTTGCGGATTCTTCCGGACAATGGCGCCTTTTGCTGGATCCGCTGGCGGCGAACAGTCAGTCGGATGAGCTGGCAGCAACCTCTGCAGATGGGAAACAGACCTGTGCGGATGTGCTGGTTGGCGATGTCTGGCTGTGTGCCGGGCAGTCCAACATGGCAACACTGATGAAAACCTACTCGACGCTTTCGGATGAAACTGAAACCATGAAGAATCCGCAGGTCCGCCTTTTCAAAACCAAACAAGGTGGGGTCGGGGCTCCTGAACCGTCGAAACAGGTGGTCATCGATCCGCTGTTTAAATCCTCCTGGCAGATTTGCTCGCCGGAGTATGCTGCGAACTTTTCAGCGACGGCCATGTTTTTTGCCCGGCAGCTTCAGCCGCAGCTGAATGTGCCGATTGGACTGATTTATGCCAATCGCGGCGGAACGGCGGTCCACTCCTGGCTCCCGCAGGACGTGCTGGCATCCCGTCCGGAGTATGAGCTCTATCGCGCCAAAGCGTTTCCTGACCGGAAGCCTTCAAAGAACAATCCCGGAGCCATTCGCACGCCGTCGCATCTCTACAACGGAACAATCCATCCGCTGGCTCCGTTCGCCATCAAGGGAACGATTTGGTACCAGGGCGAATCGAATTCATCGCGTTCCGAACTCTATGCCATGGAGATGGGAGACCTCATCGCATCCTGGCGAAAACTGTGGGGGGATGACTTTTACTTCCTGTTTGTCCAGCTGGCTCCGTACGGAGGTGTCCAATGGGATACGAGCGGCGAAGGGTGGGCCTGGCTGCGTCAGGCGCAGACCGATTGCCTTGAGATTCCGAAGACAGGCATGGCTGTGATTCTTGACTCCGGGGAATTTACGGATATTCATCCGCAGAACAAGCAGCCGGTCGGCGAGCGGCTCGCACTGCTGGCCGAACAAATCGACCACCCGCAGGTTGTGGCGTCCGGCCCGATGTTTGATTCGGTTCAGTTCAAAAAAGGGAAGGCAATTATCTCATTTAAAAAGGGAACAGCCGGAGGACTGCACACTCAGCGCGTGGCGATGAATAAAGGCCGGAAGATTGAGCCTGGCAAGGACCCGAAAGCATTTATTGCTCCGGCGGATAAGCTCTTTGGTTTTGAGATTTCCGGGAAGGATCTGAACTGTGTTGCGGCTGATGCCCGTATTGATGGGGACCAGGTCATTGTCAGTCACCCTTCTATTTC of Tichowtungia aerotolerans contains these proteins:
- a CDS encoding sialate O-acetylesterase gives rise to the protein MRSVLLFGFLLMAVSAGWSAPKFNPLFTDHMVLQRGKPVPVCGSADPGEKVTVTFAGQSKTAVADSSGQWRLLLDPLAANSQSDELAATSADGKQTCADVLVGDVWLCAGQSNMATLMKTYSTLSDETETMKNPQVRLFKTKQGGVGAPEPSKQVVIDPLFKSSWQICSPEYAANFSATAMFFARQLQPQLNVPIGLIYANRGGTAVHSWLPQDVLASRPEYELYRAKAFPDRKPSKNNPGAIRTPSHLYNGTIHPLAPFAIKGTIWYQGESNSSRSELYAMEMGDLIASWRKLWGDDFYFLFVQLAPYGGVQWDTSGEGWAWLRQAQTDCLEIPKTGMAVILDSGEFTDIHPQNKQPVGERLALLAEQIDHPQVVASGPMFDSVQFKKGKAIISFKKGTAGGLHTQRVAMNKGRKIEPGKDPKAFIAPADKLFGFEISGKDLNCVAADARIDGDQVIVSHPSISEPVAVRYGWANFPLANLYNGAGLPACPFQSGPFKRPEGPYNSEKPPVANLGDPVIAIPVTTVSDSQVSEVSVAGRKAMQCRLEDRSRGYFYYKIEDPAFTDGAQPGVIIRVTYLNRGNCMVNFQYDSNDLDGSPNPKLKGAFKSYGADFYTKESGTWTTRYFVVKDAKFSGRCHKADIRINFINPDVDPVVAEVAVYPLD